TGTCCATGAGCCCTTTTCCGATGCATATCACTGGGGTCCGGAGAAATTGAGTGAAAGATATGAGAACGTTGAGAAGTTACGGGCAGAGAATGGCTTCCAAGACTACACTTACCGTGTTGCTTTGGGCCTTGTCAATGACAGCAAGCAAAACGTAGGTGACCCTGACTATAAGAAGCGAGAGGAGTGTCAAGGTGATAACAATTGAGCCTAGGGCAAAAGAGTCTTTGTCAAGGACATGGCCAAGTGCCTGATGCCACTCCCTGGTGCCGATCCTCGTATCGCACCCTCTTTACATTACGAGCAGAGGGCCATTAACAGAATGGATTCCTTGCAAAATCATACTGCTATTCCTAACCCAACTGTCTTCCCTCTAGATATTCTTTCCGGCTTCCATTACACCTTCTTAATCCGGAACCCTCGACAGAGTATCCCCAGTCTCTACCAATGCTCTATCCCACCGAAGTCCCACATCACCGGGTGGAACGGGTTCAAAGCGACCGATGCGGGCTACGCGGAGCTACGTATTCTGTTTGACTATCTTGTGCAGGTTCAGATCATTGGTCCCGGAACCGGGAACGATATCTGCATTGTTGATGCCGATGATCTCTTGGCGGATCCCGAGGGGATCGTTGAAGAGTACTGCTGTTCTGTTGGGATCCCTTACGACCCTCGGTCCTTGCACTGGGGAGCAGAAAAAGATCAACAGCGAGCTCgtgatatcttccagaacTGGATCCCGTTCCATGATGCAGCACTGAAGAGTACTTCACTCAATCCCCAGCCTCCGGTGAGTCAATTTATCGCTAACGCCTCGTATCATACGATCACTAACTGAAGTGGCATAGCGAGTTACAACCCTTGAAGATGACATTGCCGAATGGACCGAGAAGTTTGGGGCCGAGGCCGCCATGCTCATCCACCAGAATGTCGAGGACAATATGGAAGACTACCTGTACCTGAAACAATTCGCCATCAAAACCTGATCAGTAAAGATTCCTCCTGTTAGCCAGATACATACACGATGACAAGTCAAGCTCTttccaatcaatcaacctaACACCTTCACCATATAAACTCTCCTCAGCCCATTCTCCAACCCCAGATGAGTCTCCACATACCCCAACCTCTCATAAATTCCCACATTCTCCACCATCATCTCATTCGTATACAACCTGATGCGTTTGAAGCCACACTCTCtagccttctcctcagcGAATCCCATCAAATATTTTCCCAGCCCTAACCCCTGCGCTGCCGGCGCAACAGCCACATTATCCAGTAGCATCGTCCCCTCCTCGGGAATCAGCACCAAAATTGCACTTACCACcccatccttctccaccacaTGCACTCGCCCGGCATCGATCAGCGCTCCATAATCATCAAGCATGGGGCCAGGCCTTCGGCCGATCCGTTCAATGTAGGGGGTGTAAGCTTCGTT
This window of the Aspergillus oryzae RIB40 DNA, chromosome 8 genome carries:
- a CDS encoding uncharacterized protein (predicted protein), whose translation is MDSLQNHTAIPNPTVFPLDILSGFHYTFLIRNPRQSIPSLYQCSIPPKSHITGWNGFKATDAGYAELRILFDYLVQVQIIGPGTGNDICIVDADDLLADPEGIVEEYCCSVGIPYDPRSLHWGAEKDQQRARDIFQNWIPFHDAALKSTSLNPQPPRVTTLEDDIAEWTEKFGAEAAMLIHQNVEDNMEDYLYLKQFAIKT